Proteins encoded within one genomic window of Halobacteroides halobius DSM 5150:
- a CDS encoding tryptophan transporter, producing MKLRKFIEAGLLLAGGFVLHQIMPPLIAGMKPDMSLLMLFVVILLYPERDLVLVSGLAAGMISALTTTFPGGQVANMIDKPLTAFTVLGIVLLAEKLTVLKQFKLRLGLIGALGTMVSGSLFLGTASLIVALPQSFAALFTAVVLPATLANTVGLYFVYPVVAKIKEQLPTTEVVSNDKAA from the coding sequence GTGAAGTTGAGAAAATTTATTGAAGCAGGTTTATTGTTGGCAGGAGGTTTTGTGTTACATCAGATTATGCCGCCATTGATAGCAGGGATGAAGCCTGATATGAGTCTATTAATGTTATTTGTTGTTATTTTGTTATATCCAGAACGTGATTTAGTATTAGTTTCTGGTTTGGCTGCAGGGATGATTTCAGCTTTAACTACTACTTTTCCTGGGGGCCAAGTTGCTAATATGATTGATAAGCCCTTGACTGCTTTTACTGTGCTAGGAATAGTTTTATTAGCAGAAAAGCTGACAGTTTTAAAGCAATTTAAGTTAAGATTAGGACTGATTGGGGCTCTAGGAACTATGGTTAGTGGAAGTCTGTTTTTAGGTACGGCTTCTTTAATTGTTGCTCTACCGCAGTCTTTTGCAGCTTTATTTACAGCAGTAGTTTTACCGGCAACTTTAGCCAATACAGTAGGTTTATATTTTGTCTATCCAGTGGTAGCTAAGATAAAAGAACAACTGCCAACAACTGAAGTGGTTTCTAATGATAAAGCAGCCTAA
- a CDS encoding DNRLRE domain-containing protein produces MSANSYQSVSKSIAFILVFFMLFNVVGLSVAQARTSIPNQATKKKDITPNIGELPDQPPESRKELKSKRTRYSTRYINPDGSFTEEIYLKPKFYKDSEDNKWKKINNNLEVSAKKKDRLKNTANGFQATFAQSSGQTGIAAIEKNGKRVSFVPIGAKKVTGTVKNNKITYQNIYNNTDIRYQAQGAGIKEDIILNQYTGQNTFTFELKLQGLEAKQEDNGMIYLVNQQGEKLWYFEKPYMVDANGKHSTKVELKLRKEAGKVYIDVVADKGFLEDSATKYPVTIDPTINNWNVMRDSFVASSFPDSSYSSLNDMYTGNDAYYYGKMRSLVKFFLPSLPSDSKISNASFSVYQTYDSMTNHSIDLYRVTSDWTDSVTWNTQPTIAANPESTVTDNSYNQYWQWDITDLMIDWYNSEQANYGFMLKQQDETGVFRRFNTVDSGSNTPKISIDYTVDPIGQEEFWGYTKDGVNPANGNLVLQEKDFAIPGRGIPINLKRTYNSRKSSIAGIFGYGWTTNLEAQLVDAGAGPITLIDGDNTRHIFGQKVGGGYEAAGGIYLTLDKHADGTYTVTKADGTKLNFTTSGKISSIVDPNGNTTTLTYQNGDLTSVQDPSGRTADFNYGTNGLVSSIDLPGSRTISYEYDPAGNLTTVIDAEGNAVNLDYDSNHNLTAITDQRSNTTTINYDGSGRVDDISSPITIDGVTETSTTDYVYDETNSITSVTDGEGRRIDYQYNPNGNIVQTTKNPLDANQKAVTTFAYDNNNNLVEMKDANTNQVEGTSAYVYTYDDNGNITQVQLPEGQTGEFAYDSNNNLTQKTDFKGQESSYDYDQNNNQLESIAPNLQATASRYSSEGNVKYKTKSISAANNLVANSNFENDSNGDSWADNWTTATESGTTANFAWSDTAKLGSKSVSISDPTGWAIVSSEMIPYQTGDEYTVSGYVKTVNTTNSVTIKLEFFDDQDNWLDQEISYGLQGTHDWTRVNTIIDQVPTGTAKVRVSVGLNAGSGTAYFDGIQLEKGTVVSAYNLVENAGFERDSDSNELPDSWTVSSNLAANDGLDSNNSYSGQNSFKLTGEAGTDKYLKQRINISGDSTTNLTLSGWSKQVAADPNGGNYNLQVAINYSDGTVDWSNANAFNKTKAGWQHIAAEINPMKSFDSIDVYYCYYDQPGTAWFDAMRLEKNASFTSYTYDSGKNYVTSVEDPAGNTVDYSYDPYGNKTSQTDGQGNTTAYQYDNRNLLTKVTDAKQNETLYGYDGAGNRTTVTDAKNNQTTYDYNEFNKVSSFTNPLDQVTEFEYDKNGNKTDIIFPNGNQVSYGYNALNRLDSIDYNGSQQWSLAYDRNGNLTSVTDSDTGKTTTYTYDQNNQLLKQEEGSTNSLEYSYDNNGQPTALTITAGSTTATHGQDYNPLGQLVGLTRNSSTIEEFAYDEEGNLTTIIRSNGTYTSLEYNGANQLTAIRNYDANGGLLDKYEYTYDANGNRTSVTTTDGTISYQYDKLNRLVQETLLDGTTISYEYDATGNRTKKIVDDGTVTTTDYSYDAANQLTAVDGQAYSYDQNGNLTANGENSFVYNAKNRLIEVKDSSDQTIASFTYNHKGKRKSKTTASGTVYYHYNKQGKLVYETDENNNIVREYTYDAQGNPATMTHNGETYYYHVNGHGDVMSLTDSSGAVVAEYEYDAWGNIISQSGTMAAENPHRYAGYYYDESTELYYLNARYYNAEIGRFITRDTFQGFEDNPQSLNKYAYCQGNPVMNVDPSGYFGLSVATYFIGKAIFYGTLGYGSYLIGRYGWWNAHRYFSFNDWAWSVASAAVFNLPVPIIQTAGSIFFQDSLIYKAIYGITWGSAMAAATWIARKIYR; encoded by the coding sequence ATGTCAGCAAATTCATATCAATCAGTTTCTAAATCTATCGCATTTATTTTAGTATTTTTTATGTTATTTAATGTAGTAGGATTATCTGTAGCTCAAGCAAGGACGAGTATTCCTAATCAAGCTACTAAGAAAAAGGATATTACCCCGAATATTGGAGAATTGCCTGATCAGCCACCAGAGTCAAGAAAAGAATTGAAAAGTAAACGGACTAGGTATTCTACGAGGTATATTAATCCTGATGGTAGTTTTACAGAAGAAATTTATCTAAAGCCTAAGTTTTATAAGGATTCAGAAGATAATAAGTGGAAAAAAATTAATAATAATTTAGAAGTAAGTGCTAAGAAGAAAGACAGACTTAAAAATACGGCTAATGGTTTCCAAGCAACTTTTGCTCAAAGTTCGGGACAAACTGGAATAGCAGCTATTGAAAAGAATGGTAAACGAGTCAGTTTTGTTCCGATTGGGGCTAAGAAAGTGACTGGTACTGTTAAGAATAATAAGATTACGTATCAGAATATCTATAATAATACTGACATTAGATATCAGGCTCAAGGCGCAGGAATAAAAGAAGATATTATTTTAAATCAGTATACTGGTCAGAACACTTTCACCTTTGAATTAAAGTTGCAAGGCTTAGAGGCAAAACAAGAAGATAATGGTATGATCTATTTAGTAAATCAGCAAGGTGAAAAGTTATGGTACTTTGAGAAACCATATATGGTAGATGCTAATGGGAAACATTCTACCAAAGTAGAACTCAAGCTAAGAAAAGAAGCTGGCAAAGTATATATAGATGTAGTAGCGGATAAAGGATTTTTAGAGGATTCAGCTACCAAGTATCCAGTTACCATAGACCCAACTATTAATAACTGGAATGTGATGCGAGATTCTTTTGTAGCTAGTAGTTTTCCTGATTCATCATACTCTAGTTTAAATGATATGTATACAGGTAATGATGCTTATTATTATGGTAAAATGCGTTCTTTGGTCAAGTTTTTCTTACCAAGTCTACCAAGTGATAGTAAAATTTCTAATGCTAGTTTTAGTGTTTATCAAACTTATGATAGTATGACAAATCACTCAATTGATTTATATCGAGTAACAAGTGATTGGACAGATTCTGTGACTTGGAATACGCAGCCGACAATTGCAGCTAATCCAGAGTCAACAGTAACTGATAATAGTTATAATCAATATTGGCAGTGGGATATTACTGATCTAATGATTGATTGGTATAATAGTGAACAAGCTAATTATGGCTTCATGTTAAAGCAACAAGATGAAACAGGAGTCTTTAGAAGATTTAATACTGTAGATAGTGGTAGTAATACACCTAAGATTTCAATTGATTATACAGTAGATCCAATCGGTCAAGAAGAATTCTGGGGTTATACCAAGGATGGAGTTAATCCAGCTAATGGTAATTTAGTTCTTCAAGAGAAGGACTTTGCAATTCCGGGAAGAGGAATTCCGATTAATCTGAAACGAACTTATAATAGTCGTAAGTCAAGTATAGCAGGCATCTTTGGTTATGGTTGGACTACTAACCTAGAAGCTCAGCTTGTTGATGCCGGTGCAGGCCCAATTACCTTAATTGATGGTGATAACACCCGCCATATCTTTGGTCAGAAAGTCGGCGGTGGCTATGAAGCAGCAGGTGGGATCTATCTAACTCTTGATAAGCATGCTGATGGAACCTATACTGTTACTAAAGCCGATGGAACTAAACTGAATTTTACTACAAGTGGTAAGATTAGTTCTATCGTTGACCCTAATGGTAATACAACTACTTTAACTTATCAGAATGGTGATTTAACTTCAGTTCAAGATCCTTCTGGTAGGACAGCAGACTTTAATTATGGGACTAATGGTCTTGTCTCTAGTATTGATCTACCTGGCAGTCGGACAATCAGTTATGAATATGATCCAGCAGGTAATCTGACAACAGTAATTGATGCTGAAGGAAATGCAGTTAATTTGGATTACGATTCAAATCATAATTTAACAGCTATCACAGACCAACGAAGTAATACAACTACAATTAATTATGATGGGTCAGGTAGAGTAGATGATATTAGTAGTCCAATTACTATCGATGGAGTGACCGAAACAAGTACTACTGATTATGTCTATGATGAGACCAATAGTATTACTTCTGTAACTGATGGGGAAGGTAGACGAATTGATTATCAGTATAATCCTAATGGGAATATTGTCCAGACAACTAAAAATCCACTTGATGCTAATCAGAAAGCAGTAACTACCTTTGCTTATGATAATAATAATAATTTAGTAGAAATGAAAGATGCGAATACTAATCAAGTAGAGGGCACAAGTGCTTATGTTTACACTTATGATGATAATGGTAATATAACTCAAGTGCAATTGCCAGAAGGGCAAACAGGTGAGTTTGCTTATGATAGTAATAATAATTTAACCCAGAAGACTGATTTTAAGGGGCAGGAAAGTTCTTATGATTATGATCAAAATAATAACCAATTAGAATCAATAGCTCCTAATTTGCAGGCTACGGCTTCTAGATATAGCTCAGAAGGAAATGTTAAGTACAAGACAAAATCAATATCTGCTGCTAATAACCTAGTAGCTAATTCAAATTTTGAGAATGATAGTAATGGAGACAGCTGGGCTGATAACTGGACTACAGCTACTGAATCAGGGACAACAGCCAATTTTGCCTGGTCAGATACAGCTAAATTGGGATCTAAATCTGTCAGCATTTCAGATCCAACAGGTTGGGCTATTGTAAGTTCAGAGATGATTCCTTACCAAACAGGAGATGAATATACTGTTAGTGGTTATGTTAAAACAGTAAATACTACTAACTCTGTTACAATTAAATTAGAATTCTTTGATGACCAAGATAATTGGTTAGATCAAGAAATTTCTTATGGTCTGCAAGGAACTCATGATTGGACTCGAGTCAATACAATTATTGATCAAGTACCAACAGGCACAGCTAAAGTTCGGGTCTCAGTAGGATTAAATGCTGGTTCAGGTACTGCTTACTTTGATGGTATTCAACTAGAAAAAGGAACGGTAGTAAGTGCTTATAATCTAGTAGAGAATGCTGGATTTGAAAGAGATAGCGATAGTAATGAGCTACCTGATAGCTGGACAGTAAGTTCTAATTTAGCTGCTAATGATGGACTTGATAGCAATAATAGTTATTCTGGTCAGAATTCCTTTAAACTGACTGGAGAAGCAGGAACAGATAAGTATCTTAAACAACGGATTAATATCTCTGGTGACTCAACTACCAATCTAACCTTATCTGGTTGGTCTAAACAAGTAGCTGCTGATCCAAATGGTGGTAACTATAACCTACAGGTAGCAATTAATTATAGTGATGGAACAGTTGACTGGAGTAATGCTAATGCCTTTAATAAGACTAAGGCAGGTTGGCAGCATATTGCAGCCGAGATTAATCCTATGAAATCATTTGATTCAATTGATGTCTACTATTGCTATTATGATCAACCAGGAACAGCTTGGTTTGATGCAATGAGACTAGAAAAGAATGCCTCTTTTACTTCTTACACCTATGATAGTGGGAAAAACTATGTAACTAGTGTAGAAGATCCGGCTGGAAATACTGTTGATTATAGCTATGATCCTTACGGAAATAAGACAAGTCAGACTGATGGTCAAGGAAATACCACTGCTTATCAGTATGATAATAGAAATCTATTAACTAAAGTTACTGATGCTAAGCAGAATGAAACATTATATGGTTATGATGGGGCAGGAAATCGGACTACAGTGACTGATGCTAAAAATAATCAAACAACTTATGATTATAATGAGTTTAATAAAGTGTCTAGCTTCACTAATCCACTGGATCAGGTGACTGAATTTGAGTATGATAAGAATGGGAACAAAACAGATATTATCTTCCCGAATGGGAATCAAGTTTCTTATGGGTATAATGCTTTGAACCGACTAGATAGCATAGATTATAATGGTAGCCAACAGTGGAGTTTAGCCTATGATAGAAATGGGAATCTAACTTCTGTAACTGATAGTGATACAGGAAAGACTACAACTTACACTTATGATCAGAATAATCAACTGCTTAAGCAAGAAGAAGGTTCAACTAATAGTCTTGAGTATAGTTATGATAATAATGGCCAACCTACTGCACTGACTATAACAGCTGGTTCGACAACAGCAACTCATGGTCAAGATTATAATCCACTTGGTCAATTAGTAGGTTTAACTAGAAATAGTAGTACTATCGAGGAGTTTGCCTATGATGAAGAAGGCAATCTAACAACTATCATCCGTTCTAATGGAACTTATACTTCTTTAGAGTATAATGGTGCTAATCAATTAACAGCAATCAGAAATTATGATGCTAATGGTGGCTTACTTGATAAGTATGAGTACACTTATGATGCTAATGGAAATCGAACCAGTGTTACTACTACAGATGGAACTATTAGTTATCAGTATGACAAGCTAAATCGATTAGTCCAAGAAACACTACTAGATGGAACTACTATCTCTTATGAGTATGATGCCACAGGTAACAGAACGAAGAAGATAGTAGATGATGGAACTGTAACAACGACTGACTATAGTTATGATGCAGCTAATCAATTGACAGCAGTAGATGGACAAGCCTACTCCTATGATCAAAACGGAAACCTAACTGCTAATGGAGAGAATAGTTTTGTCTACAACGCGAAGAATCGGTTAATTGAAGTTAAAGATTCTTCAGATCAGACAATAGCTAGTTTCACTTATAATCACAAAGGGAAAAGAAAGAGTAAGACTACTGCTAGTGGAACAGTTTACTATCACTATAATAAACAAGGTAAGCTAGTCTACGAAACAGATGAGAATAATAATATCGTAAGAGAATACACTTATGATGCGCAAGGAAATCCAGCGACAATGACTCACAATGGCGAGACTTATTACTACCATGTTAATGGTCACGGAGATGTAATGAGCTTAACAGATAGTAGTGGTGCTGTAGTAGCTGAGTATGAGTATGATGCCTGGGGTAATATTATTTCTCAGAGTGGTACGATGGCTGCTGAGAACCCACATCGTTATGCTGGGTATTACTATGATGAATCTACAGAACTATATTATCTTAATGCTCGGTACTATAATGCTGAGATTGGAAGATTTATTACTAGAGATACTTTTCAAGGCTTTGAAGATAATCCTCAATCTTTAAACAAGTATGCTTATTGTCAAGGTAATCCTGTGATGAATGTTGACCCAAGTGGTTATTTTGGTTTATCAGTGGCAACTTATTTTATTGGAAAAGCTATATTCTATGGTACTTTAGGGTATGGGAGTTATTTAATTGGACGTTATGGATGGTGGAATGCACACAGATATTTTAGTTTTAATGATTGGGCATGGAGTGTAGCATCTGCTGCAGTTTTTAATCTTCCGGTTCCTATAATACAAACAGCAGGTAGTATATTCTTTCAAGATAGCCTAATTTATAAAGCAATTTATGGTATTACTTGGGGTTCAGCTATGGCTGCAGCTACTTGGATTGCTAGAAAAATTTATAGATAA
- a CDS encoding RHS repeat protein — protein sequence MILSQHLIVCGLIVTTEFEYDKNGNKTDIIFPNGNQISYGYNALNRLDSIYYNSVQKWDLAYDRNGNLTSVTDNDTAETTTYSYDKNNRLTSQQEGSTNSIDYSYDDNGSLTSLTITADSTTVTNGYDYNPLNQLVGLTRNSSDLEEFVYDEDGNLIAIVRYNETYTSLEYDDANRLTAIRNYDANGDLLDKYEYSYDANGNRTSVTTTAGTISYQYDDLNRLTQETLLDGTIISYEYDAVGNRTKKIVDDGTVTTTDYSYDAANQLTAVDGQAYSYDDNGSLLDNGENGFVYNEKNRLIEVKDSSNQTLASFTYNHKGKRKSKTTASGTVYYHYNKEGKLTHETDENNNIIREYTYDAQGNPATMTQNGETYYYHANGHGDVMSLTDSNGAVVAEYEYDAWGDINYQSENELSVR from the coding sequence ATGATTCTTTCTCAGCATTTGATAGTTTGTGGTCTAATAGTAACGACCGAATTTGAGTATGACAAGAATGGAAATAAAACAGATATTATCTTCCCTAATGGGAATCAGATTTCTTATGGTTATAATGCTCTGAACCGACTAGATAGTATCTATTATAATAGTGTCCAAAAATGGGATTTAGCTTATGATCGGAATGGTAATTTAACTTCTGTAACTGATAATGACACAGCAGAGACTACAACTTATAGCTATGATAAGAATAATAGATTAACAAGTCAGCAGGAAGGTTCAACGAATAGTATCGATTATAGCTATGATGATAATGGTAGTCTAACTTCCTTGACTATAACAGCAGATTCTACTACAGTGACTAATGGTTATGATTATAATCCACTTAATCAATTAGTAGGTCTGACTAGAAATAGTAGTGATTTAGAGGAATTTGTCTATGATGAAGATGGTAATCTAATTGCCATAGTACGTTATAATGAAACCTATACTTCACTAGAGTATGATGATGCTAATCGCTTAACAGCTATCAGAAATTATGATGCTAATGGTGACTTACTTGATAAGTACGAGTACAGTTATGATGCTAATGGAAATCGAACTAGTGTTACTACTACCGCAGGAACTATTAGCTATCAATATGATGATTTAAATCGACTGACTCAAGAAACACTACTAGATGGCACTATTATCTCCTATGAATATGATGCTGTAGGTAACAGAACGAAGAAGATAGTAGATGATGGGACTGTAACAACGACTGACTATAGTTATGATGCAGCTAATCAGCTGACAGCAGTAGATGGACAAGCTTACTCTTATGATGATAATGGTAGCTTGCTAGATAATGGCGAAAATGGTTTTGTCTACAACGAGAAGAATCGCTTAATTGAGGTTAAAGACTCTTCAAATCAGACTCTTGCTAGTTTCACTTATAATCACAAAGGCAAGAGAAAGAGTAAGACTACTGCTAGTGGAACAGTCTACTATCATTATAATAAAGAGGGTAAGTTAACTCACGAAACAGATGAGAATAATAATATCATAAGAGAATACACCTATGATGCGCAAGGAAATCCGGCGACAATGACGCAGAATGGCGAGACTTATTATTATCATGCCAATGGCCACGGAGATGTAATGAGTTTAACAGATAGTAATGGTGCTGTGGTAGCCGAGTACGAGTATGACGCATGGGGAGATATAAACTATCAATCAGAGAATGAGTTAAGTGTAAGATAG
- the pdxA gene encoding 4-hydroxythreonine-4-phosphate dehydrogenase PdxA, which yields MKEQTIAITMGDPAGIGPEIVVKALNDSSIQKKAKLILIGDKKTLEQALEITEVGLDINIIQKIGDYKKEVINLIDLANVKVDKLEIGTIQGMCGQAAYEYIKEASRLALAGKVDAIATGPINKESLKAGGVDYIGHTEMLADLTNTRDPLTMFQVFNLRVFFLSRHVSLKKACELVTKERLIDYIERSYQALERLGVKDGKFAIAALNPHGGEHGLFGYEEVDQVVPAIEEARQKGYNIVGPIPADSVFHQALNGKYDAVLSLYHDQGHIATKMVDFERTISITNSLPFLRTSVDHGTAFDIAGKNKASAVSMEEAIRLAIKYASSFNN from the coding sequence ATGAAAGAGCAAACGATTGCAATTACAATGGGAGACCCAGCTGGAATTGGCCCAGAAATAGTTGTTAAAGCTTTAAATGACAGTAGCATTCAAAAAAAGGCGAAGTTAATTTTAATTGGTGATAAAAAGACTTTAGAACAGGCATTAGAGATAACAGAAGTTGGTTTAGACATAAATATTATTCAAAAAATAGGAGATTATAAAAAAGAGGTAATTAATTTAATTGATTTGGCAAATGTTAAAGTTGATAAATTAGAGATAGGTACTATTCAGGGAATGTGTGGTCAGGCTGCTTACGAATATATTAAAGAGGCTAGTCGGTTAGCTTTAGCCGGCAAGGTAGACGCTATTGCAACAGGGCCAATTAATAAAGAATCACTTAAAGCAGGAGGAGTAGATTATATTGGTCATACTGAAATGTTAGCAGATTTAACTAATACTAGAGATCCATTAACTATGTTTCAAGTTTTTAATTTAAGAGTATTCTTTCTTTCTCGTCATGTCTCGCTTAAGAAAGCTTGTGAACTTGTTACCAAGGAAAGGTTAATAGATTATATTGAACGAAGCTACCAAGCTTTAGAGCGATTAGGAGTTAAAGATGGTAAATTTGCTATAGCAGCTTTAAATCCCCATGGAGGAGAGCATGGTTTGTTTGGTTATGAAGAAGTAGACCAAGTAGTACCTGCTATTGAAGAAGCACGGCAAAAAGGTTATAATATAGTGGGGCCTATTCCAGCTGATTCAGTCTTTCATCAGGCATTAAATGGCAAGTATGATGCAGTTTTATCCTTATATCATGATCAAGGTCATATTGCTACTAAGATGGTAGATTTTGAGCGGACCATTTCAATCACTAATAGTCTACCTTTCTTAAGAACATCTGTTGATCACGGGACTGCTTTTGATATAGCAGGAAAAAATAAAGCAAGTGCTGTCAGTATGGAAGAGGCTATTAGACTTGCTATAAAGTATGCATCTAGTTTTAATAATTGA
- a CDS encoding RHS repeat-associated core domain-containing protein, with protein MAAENPHRYAGYYYDESTGLYYLNARYYDAEIGRFITRDTFQGFEDNPQSLNKYAYCQGNPVMNVDPSGHLPWGLGLNWAALGLAVGAAISGGWWATAGTVLGGIILAQSFMIGYYGKGLRGWQLANYIWLDAATLIPGNAGTFFTFSAGAAMTVFNTLKYIVINASKEHSC; from the coding sequence ATGGCTGCTGAGAACCCACATCGTTATGCTGGGTATTACTATGATGAATCTACAGGGCTATATTATCTAAATGCTCGGTACTATGATGCTGAGATTGGGAGGTTTATTACTAGAGATACTTTCCAAGGTTTTGAAGATAATCCACAGTCCTTAAATAAGTATGCTTATTGTCAAGGTAATCCAGTGATGAATGTTGACCCGAGTGGACATTTGCCTTGGGGATTAGGTTTGAATTGGGCTGCTCTGGGTCTAGCTGTAGGAGCAGCTATTTCTGGAGGTTGGTGGGCAACGGCTGGTACCGTATTAGGTGGTATTATTCTTGCCCAAAGTTTTATGATTGGTTACTACGGAAAAGGATTAAGAGGATGGCAGTTAGCTAATTATATTTGGTTAGATGCAGCAACACTAATCCCTGGGAATGCAGGAACATTCTTTACTTTTTCTGCTGGGGCAGCAATGACTGTTTTTAATACACTAAAGTATATTGTTATTAATGCCAGTAAGGAGCATTCCTGTTAG
- a CDS encoding IS110 family transposase, with protein MNYTQNKKIKQIKSTTLVIGIDIAKKQHVARAQNYRGIEYDKPLKFKNTQNGLERLLNWIKKVKIENEKEEVVIGMEPTGHYWLNIAQFITEEEIKLVLVNPHHVKKSKELDDNNPTKNDVKDAKVIAQLVKDGRFSEPNIPEGIYAEMRVAMTHKEKLTQDLTRVKNRVMRWLDIYFPEFNEVFKDWTGKAALATLKYFPYPDQIAKMEAEEIVAKWREEGIKRGVGIKRAKKLKKAAVRSIGVTEGFKMGKEEISYHIKQYCFINEELEVLMEKVEKLLEKIPGVEKMLTVDGVGVKTIAGFISEVGDLWDYEHPKQIISLAGLNLKENSSGKHKGETKITKRGRPKLRALLYRVAMPLVAQNDEFRQLHKYYTTRRENPLKKKQSLIVLCCKLIRVLFTLGRKQVEYDGKKMLNDIKRPNVKNAA; from the coding sequence ATGAATTATACCCAAAATAAGAAGATTAAGCAAATTAAATCGACAACTTTAGTAATTGGAATTGATATTGCCAAGAAGCAACATGTAGCGAGAGCCCAAAACTATCGGGGGATTGAATATGATAAACCATTAAAATTTAAGAATACTCAGAATGGTTTAGAAAGACTTTTAAATTGGATTAAGAAAGTTAAAATAGAAAATGAGAAAGAAGAAGTAGTTATAGGAATGGAGCCAACAGGTCATTATTGGCTAAATATAGCTCAATTCATCACAGAAGAAGAAATAAAACTAGTACTAGTAAATCCTCATCATGTAAAGAAATCGAAAGAGTTAGATGATAATAATCCAACAAAGAATGATGTTAAAGATGCCAAAGTAATAGCTCAATTGGTTAAAGATGGTCGCTTTTCTGAACCAAATATTCCTGAAGGAATTTATGCGGAAATGAGAGTAGCTATGACGCATAAAGAAAAGCTAACGCAAGATTTAACCAGAGTGAAAAACAGAGTAATGCGTTGGTTAGATATATATTTTCCAGAATTTAATGAAGTATTTAAAGATTGGACTGGAAAAGCAGCGTTAGCTACTTTAAAATATTTTCCTTATCCAGATCAGATAGCTAAGATGGAAGCAGAAGAAATAGTAGCTAAATGGCGAGAAGAAGGTATTAAAAGAGGTGTGGGAATAAAGAGAGCTAAGAAGTTAAAAAAGGCAGCTGTGAGGTCAATAGGTGTAACCGAAGGATTTAAGATGGGGAAAGAAGAGATTAGCTATCATATAAAACAATATTGTTTTATAAACGAAGAGTTAGAAGTTTTAATGGAGAAAGTAGAAAAGTTGTTAGAAAAGATACCTGGGGTTGAAAAAATGCTGACAGTAGATGGAGTAGGAGTTAAAACAATAGCAGGTTTCATCTCAGAAGTAGGTGATTTGTGGGATTATGAACATCCAAAGCAAATTATAAGTTTGGCGGGTTTAAACTTAAAAGAAAATAGCTCAGGTAAGCATAAGGGGGAAACCAAAATAACAAAGCGAGGACGTCCCAAATTAAGAGCTTTATTGTATAGGGTAGCAATGCCTCTGGTGGCACAGAATGATGAATTTAGACAATTGCATAAATATTATACTACTCGTCGTGAAAACCCGCTTAAGAAAAAACAATCTCTGATAGTTTTGTGTTGTAAATTAATCCGAGTTCTTTTTACATTAGGTAGAAAGCAAGTAGAATACGATGGGAAAAAGATGTTGAATGATATTAAAAGACCTAATGTGAAGAATGCTGCTTAA